One window from the genome of Luteithermobacter gelatinilyticus encodes:
- a CDS encoding thiamine pyrophosphate-dependent enzyme, giving the protein MTHLSGADAILQSMIQNGVDTIFGLPGGQLDHFFDAMYQSSDKVRTICSRHEQGAAYMAYGYARSTGKVGVYTVVPGPGVLNSTAALCSAYATNTPVLCLTGQIPSRSIGKGYGELHELPDQLATMKSLTKYAERINHPSQAPAIVNEAFRALKSGRPRPVSLEMPMDIMGLQSDVKLLNAFVDTPTEPDPEQIKAAAKLLGSAKSPLIIVGGGATHAAPEVQELAEMLQAPVSSFRSGRGIISDDHYLGVNYPTGHRLWAEADVVVGIGTRLQLQQQFWGVDENLKIIRIDIDPVEIDRINVPEVGIVADARRALRALIPMLEKENINRSSRKDELDALKRDYWRRIQKVQPQMSYLEVIRQELPEDGIFCDEITQVGFTSWYGFPVYKPRQLITCGYQGTLGYGYATALGVKIAHPDKPVISVAGDGGFLFTANEMATAVQYNIGLVTIVFNNNKFGNVQRQQKEWFGGRLIASDLHNPDFVKFAESFGAAAYRTNSPEGLREFIRKGLDHNGPTLIEVHVEEDMATPWEFILTPPVRG; this is encoded by the coding sequence ATGACACATTTGTCCGGTGCGGACGCAATCCTGCAGTCCATGATTCAAAACGGGGTGGATACGATTTTTGGCCTGCCCGGAGGGCAGCTGGATCATTTTTTTGACGCCATGTATCAGTCTTCCGATAAAGTTAGAACAATCTGTAGTCGCCATGAACAGGGCGCGGCCTATATGGCGTACGGTTATGCCCGCTCCACCGGAAAGGTCGGCGTCTATACGGTAGTGCCCGGCCCCGGTGTGCTCAATTCCACCGCCGCGCTGTGTTCCGCCTACGCCACCAATACGCCGGTTCTGTGCCTCACCGGGCAGATTCCCTCCCGCTCCATCGGCAAGGGATATGGAGAGCTTCATGAGCTTCCGGATCAGCTGGCGACCATGAAATCCCTGACCAAATACGCTGAGCGCATCAACCATCCCTCACAAGCTCCGGCCATTGTGAACGAAGCGTTCAGGGCGCTGAAATCCGGACGCCCCCGGCCTGTTTCCCTCGAAATGCCTATGGATATTATGGGATTACAAAGCGATGTGAAACTTCTGAACGCGTTTGTCGATACCCCAACGGAACCGGATCCCGAACAGATCAAGGCTGCTGCAAAATTGCTCGGCAGCGCCAAGAGCCCCCTGATCATCGTTGGTGGCGGAGCAACCCATGCCGCCCCCGAGGTTCAGGAACTGGCCGAAATGCTGCAGGCGCCGGTTTCTTCCTTCCGCAGCGGTCGAGGCATCATCAGCGACGATCATTATCTCGGCGTCAATTATCCCACCGGGCATCGGCTCTGGGCCGAGGCGGACGTTGTGGTGGGGATCGGCACCCGCCTTCAGTTGCAGCAGCAATTCTGGGGCGTAGATGAGAACCTGAAAATCATCCGCATTGATATCGACCCTGTGGAGATCGACCGCATCAATGTGCCCGAAGTAGGCATTGTTGCCGACGCCCGCAGGGCGCTCAGGGCGCTGATCCCCATGCTGGAAAAGGAAAATATTAACCGCTCCAGCCGCAAGGACGAGCTTGACGCCCTGAAGCGGGACTATTGGAGACGGATCCAAAAGGTCCAGCCGCAAATGTCCTATCTGGAGGTCATTCGCCAGGAACTGCCCGAAGACGGCATTTTCTGCGACGAGATTACCCAGGTCGGTTTCACCTCTTGGTACGGTTTTCCTGTATACAAGCCCCGGCAGCTAATTACCTGCGGCTATCAGGGCACACTTGGCTATGGTTATGCCACAGCGCTCGGGGTCAAAATCGCCCACCCGGACAAGCCGGTGATTTCCGTGGCCGGCGACGGTGGTTTTCTGTTCACCGCCAACGAAATGGCAACAGCGGTGCAATATAATATCGGGCTGGTCACCATTGTCTTTAACAACAATAAATTCGGTAATGTGCAACGCCAGCAGAAAGAATGGTTCGGCGGTCGGCTGATCGCCTCGGACTTGCATAATCCGGACTTTGTCAAATTCGCCGAAAGCTTCGGCGCCGCCGCCTATCGCACCAATTCGCCGGAAGGGCTACGGGAGTTTATCCGCAAGGGGCTTGACCATAACGGTCCGACCTTGATCGAGGTGCACGTTGAAGAGGATATGGCGACGCCTTGGGAATTTATTCTCACGCCCCCGGTGCGTGGCTAA
- a CDS encoding sugar kinase has protein sequence MSFTTKFPLSPVVIGFGEIMLRLKSPAYERLFQSPLLETSFGGSEFNVLASLARFGIPAEFVTALPDHDIGRACLAEMRAHNVGTDAVRFRAGRMGQYFLEAGANHRPTNILYDRQGAAFAGLDKRDMDWKAVLQGKHWLHLSGITPALGEGLAEMSLEAVQVARDLGLTVSFDVNYRQKLWRDNSLDAPDILSRIVRHVDVLFASEEDCRLNLGIEGDGNTSDLQGRNYSLSEKMFAAYPNLQVMSTTFRESLSADHNNLSAGLRDRTGYFVSRSYEMRRIIDRIGGGDAFAAGLIYALIRNEGGQRALDFATAAACLKHSIYGDVNRVSVADVEALLQGSSGGQVSR, from the coding sequence ATGAGTTTTACAACAAAATTTCCGCTTTCTCCCGTTGTCATTGGTTTCGGAGAGATCATGCTTCGGCTAAAATCCCCGGCCTATGAACGTCTGTTTCAATCACCGCTTCTGGAAACCAGCTTCGGCGGATCGGAATTTAATGTGCTGGCGTCGCTGGCGCGTTTTGGTATTCCAGCAGAGTTCGTGACCGCCTTGCCGGATCATGATATCGGCCGGGCCTGTCTTGCCGAAATGCGGGCACACAATGTGGGCACCGACGCTGTCCGGTTCAGGGCCGGTCGTATGGGGCAATATTTTCTGGAGGCCGGCGCAAATCACCGACCGACCAATATCCTTTATGACCGACAGGGGGCGGCTTTTGCCGGATTGGACAAAAGAGATATGGACTGGAAAGCCGTTTTACAGGGCAAACACTGGCTCCATTTGTCGGGTATTACCCCGGCTCTTGGGGAAGGGTTGGCGGAAATGTCCCTGGAGGCCGTGCAGGTGGCGCGAGACTTGGGGCTTACGGTTTCCTTTGATGTGAATTATCGGCAAAAACTCTGGCGGGATAATAGCCTTGATGCGCCGGATATTTTAAGTCGGATCGTCCGTCATGTGGACGTGTTATTTGCCAGCGAAGAAGATTGTCGACTGAATTTGGGGATTGAAGGAGATGGCAATACTTCTGATCTTCAGGGACGAAATTACAGCCTGTCGGAGAAAATGTTTGCCGCTTATCCCAACCTTCAGGTCATGAGCACCACATTCCGCGAAAGTCTTTCTGCCGACCATAACAATCTGAGCGCGGGGCTGCGGGATCGTACGGGATATTTTGTCAGTCGATCTTACGAAATGCGCCGCATCATTGATCGTATTGGCGGGGGAGATGCCTTTGCCGCTGGGCTGATTTATGCGCTGATCAGGAATGAAGGCGGTCAGCGCGCACTGGATTTCGCGACAGCGGCGGCCTGTCTGAAACACAGCATTTACGGTGATGTGAATCGTGTCAGCGTTGCAGATGTCGAGGCCCTGCTCCAGGGAAGTTCCGGAGGGCAGGTCAGCCGTTGA
- a CDS encoding nitrilase-related carbon-nitrogen hydrolase, which yields MTSKKIEKYTALVIQPQVTISDDDSAVKKNLDRVCKMIDFSVGYHWELPARLVVLPEYFLQGVTTPGKGEDGLNEFMKKAVTFDGPEIARLCDKAKEYNIFISGGGVIERLPEFPDRWFNTAFIIGPTGEVILKYHKWHINVSLGLGTSPHDMLDEYTAAFGGDIKNLFPVVDTEIGKLGTMTCHDGCTPEVSRALGYNGVEVICHPGAIQEVEGVNEPWDFWVFTRRTRAHDNMCYLLGSNWGTVDHEYYPRAFCPGHSFIIDYTGMVLRRADYPEEQVISCPIDIEALREHRSRCNHNTWVDLRTEGFRQIYEKPIYPPNQFPSGRPPRNLADKMKPLREVYLDIYGRGQFTPPAGMTVEDMADLHEKRIRAAQKIGLLRED from the coding sequence ATGACCAGTAAAAAAATCGAAAAATATACCGCGCTTGTGATCCAGCCCCAGGTCACCATTTCTGACGATGACTCGGCTGTGAAGAAAAATCTGGATCGGGTTTGCAAGATGATTGATTTCAGTGTGGGGTATCACTGGGAACTGCCAGCCCGGCTGGTGGTATTGCCGGAATATTTTCTTCAGGGGGTGACCACGCCGGGCAAGGGCGAAGACGGTCTGAATGAGTTCATGAAAAAGGCGGTGACATTTGACGGGCCTGAAATCGCCCGTCTTTGCGACAAAGCCAAAGAATATAATATCTTTATCTCTGGTGGTGGTGTGATCGAGCGGCTACCGGAATTCCCGGACCGCTGGTTTAATACCGCTTTCATCATCGGGCCTACTGGTGAGGTAATCTTGAAATATCACAAATGGCATATCAATGTCTCGCTTGGCCTCGGCACAAGTCCCCATGACATGCTGGACGAATACACGGCGGCCTTCGGCGGCGACATCAAAAACCTGTTCCCGGTGGTCGATACCGAGATCGGCAAGTTGGGGACCATGACCTGCCATGATGGCTGCACGCCGGAAGTTTCCCGCGCATTGGGGTATAATGGGGTGGAGGTGATCTGCCATCCAGGCGCCATCCAGGAAGTGGAAGGGGTGAACGAACCCTGGGATTTCTGGGTTTTTACCCGCCGGACAAGGGCCCATGACAATATGTGTTATCTCTTGGGTTCCAACTGGGGCACGGTGGATCATGAATATTATCCGCGCGCCTTTTGCCCCGGCCACAGCTTCATCATTGACTATACCGGCATGGTGCTGCGTCGGGCCGATTATCCGGAAGAACAGGTCATCAGTTGTCCCATTGACATCGAAGCCTTGCGTGAACACCGCTCGCGCTGCAACCACAATACCTGGGTGGATCTCAGGACCGAAGGTTTCCGGCAAATCTATGAAAAACCGATTTACCCGCCGAACCAGTTCCCCTCCGGCCGTCCGCCGCGCAATCTGGCGGATAAGATGAAACCCTTGCGGGAAGTGTATCTGGATATTTACGGCCGTGGTCAGTTTACCCCGCCGGCAGGCATGACGGTGGAGGATATGGCGGACTTGCATGAAAAGCGCATCCGTGCCGCACAGAAAATCGGCCTGCTCAGAGAAGATTAA
- a CDS encoding TRAP transporter small permease → MTRLFLYLSLLSEALNRICKTIASTGIVVMLVCILFQVMARYIFNEPPAWTEELARYAMIWAGFTGATVAFKGRADPALFSANKLVRPWLRKSALWFEAGAVFLFWIPVLLAMPQFLILQSQRASEALEIPNVAIVSVMPASILIILLHMIVRLLPAHDPNPPYEPHQEA, encoded by the coding sequence ATGACACGGCTTTTCCTCTATCTCTCCCTCTTGTCCGAAGCCCTGAACCGAATCTGCAAAACCATTGCCTCAACAGGAATTGTGGTGATGCTGGTCTGTATCCTGTTTCAGGTCATGGCCCGCTATATTTTTAATGAACCTCCCGCCTGGACTGAGGAACTGGCCCGTTATGCCATGATCTGGGCCGGTTTTACGGGAGCGACCGTCGCCTTTAAGGGCCGCGCGGATCCGGCCCTTTTCAGTGCGAATAAACTTGTTAGGCCCTGGCTGAGAAAGTCAGCCCTCTGGTTTGAAGCCGGGGCAGTTTTCCTCTTCTGGATTCCCGTTTTGCTGGCCATGCCTCAATTTCTGATCCTGCAAAGCCAACGAGCCAGCGAAGCTCTAGAAATACCGAATGTTGCCATTGTTTCCGTTATGCCCGCCAGTATCCTGATCATTTTGTTACATATGATCGTGCGGCTTCTCCCTGCACACGACCCCAATCCCCCCTATGAGCCCCATCAGGAAGCCTGA
- the manD gene encoding D-mannonate dehydratase ManD — translation MMKITDAKVIVTCPGRNFVTLKIYTDEDLYGIGDATLNGREKAVVAYLEEHVIPCLIGMQADRIEDIWQYLYRGCYWRRGPVTMTAISAVDMALWDIKGKAAGMPVYQLLGGASRDGVMVYGHANGETLEETVEEVGKYIDMGYKAIRAQTGIPGLPSTYGVSGDKMFYEPANGALPSENVWSTEKYLTHAPKLFERLRETYGDEPHLLHDVHHRLTPIEAARLGKLLEPYRLFWMEDCVAADNQEGLRRVREHTVTPLAIGEIFNSIWNCKTLIEEQLIDYIRATVVHAGGITHLRQIAGFAALHHVRTGCHGATDLSPVCMGAALNFNLWVPNFGIQEYMRHTPETDAVFPHEYSFKDGYLHPGNKPGLGVDIDEKLAAKYPYQRAYLPINRLQDGTMWNW, via the coding sequence ATCATGAAAATTACCGACGCCAAGGTCATAGTGACCTGCCCTGGCAGAAATTTCGTCACTTTGAAAATTTACACGGACGAGGATCTTTACGGTATTGGCGACGCTACCCTGAACGGGCGGGAGAAAGCCGTTGTCGCCTATCTTGAGGAACATGTCATTCCCTGTCTTATCGGCATGCAGGCGGACCGGATTGAAGATATCTGGCAATATCTCTATCGGGGCTGCTATTGGCGACGGGGACCGGTCACCATGACCGCCATTTCGGCAGTAGACATGGCACTGTGGGACATCAAGGGCAAGGCCGCGGGCATGCCGGTCTATCAGCTGCTCGGCGGCGCCAGCCGCGACGGGGTGATGGTCTATGGTCACGCCAATGGCGAGACCCTTGAAGAGACCGTCGAGGAAGTCGGTAAATATATCGACATGGGGTATAAGGCCATTCGCGCCCAGACTGGCATTCCCGGCCTGCCCTCCACCTACGGCGTGTCCGGCGACAAGATGTTTTACGAGCCCGCTAACGGTGCCCTGCCGAGCGAAAATGTGTGGTCCACGGAAAAATATCTCACTCATGCGCCAAAGCTGTTTGAACGCTTGCGCGAAACTTACGGCGACGAACCGCATCTTCTGCATGATGTGCACCACCGCCTGACTCCTATCGAGGCCGCACGCCTTGGCAAGTTGCTGGAACCTTATCGGCTGTTCTGGATGGAGGACTGCGTAGCGGCGGACAACCAGGAAGGCTTGCGCCGGGTACGTGAGCATACGGTCACTCCACTTGCCATCGGCGAGATTTTCAACAGCATCTGGAACTGCAAGACCCTGATCGAAGAACAGTTGATCGACTATATCCGTGCCACCGTCGTGCATGCCGGTGGCATCACCCATCTACGTCAAATTGCGGGGTTCGCCGCGTTGCACCATGTGCGTACCGGCTGTCACGGGGCAACGGACCTGTCACCGGTCTGTATGGGCGCGGCACTGAACTTCAACCTGTGGGTGCCCAATTTCGGCATTCAGGAATATATGCGCCACACCCCCGAAACCGACGCCGTATTTCCCCATGAGTACAGCTTCAAGGACGGGTATCTGCATCCGGGCAACAAACCGGGCCTTGGGGTCGATATCGACGAAAAGCTGGCCGCGAAATATCCCTATCAGCGTGCCTATCTGCCGATCAACCGTCTTCAGGACGGCACCATGTGGAACTGGTAG
- the hisC gene encoding histidinol-phosphate transaminase, whose amino-acid sequence MTKPSPNPGLLKISPYVQGQSQLDGIQNPIKLSSNESPLGPSPAAIKAYMEAANTLYRYPDGSQTALREALAERFDLDADKVICGNGSDELIQMLIRAYVARGDEVILSEYAFAMCRIHALAQGAEVITAPEPELVPNVDQILAKVSDKTRLVAIATPNNPAGRYLPASELQRLHDNLPGDIILLVDSAYADYVEKEDYDPGQTLAETTDNVVMTRTFSKLYGLSALRIGWAYASAEIIGMMQRIRTPFNTNAPAMAAACAAVLDRDHENKVRQANNKWLALMSERLTEMGLEVVPSVANFILMRFPETDSHNAGAAWKFLLSRGIIPRPVGAGGPENCLRITIGLDHENRAVLDALQDFMTGV is encoded by the coding sequence ATGACAAAACCTTCTCCCAATCCGGGCCTTTTAAAAATTTCCCCTTATGTCCAGGGACAAAGCCAGCTGGACGGTATTCAGAATCCGATCAAGCTGTCCTCCAACGAATCCCCCTTGGGCCCCAGCCCCGCCGCCATCAAAGCATATATGGAGGCAGCAAACACACTATATCGTTATCCCGACGGGTCCCAAACTGCATTGCGGGAGGCGTTGGCGGAACGTTTTGATCTGGATGCGGACAAGGTCATCTGCGGGAACGGTTCGGATGAGTTGATCCAGATGTTGATCCGGGCCTATGTCGCCCGCGGGGACGAAGTAATTCTCAGCGAATATGCCTTTGCCATGTGCCGCATTCATGCCTTGGCCCAAGGCGCGGAAGTTATTACTGCGCCTGAACCGGAACTGGTTCCGAACGTAGATCAGATTTTGGCCAAAGTTTCCGATAAAACGCGCCTGGTGGCCATTGCTACCCCCAATAATCCGGCGGGCCGGTATCTGCCGGCGAGCGAGTTACAACGGCTGCATGACAACCTGCCCGGTGATATCATACTGCTGGTGGACAGCGCCTATGCGGATTATGTGGAAAAAGAAGATTATGATCCGGGTCAAACGCTGGCCGAAACGACGGACAATGTAGTGATGACCCGCACATTCTCCAAACTTTATGGCTTGTCCGCGCTACGGATCGGCTGGGCCTATGCCAGCGCCGAGATCATCGGCATGATGCAGCGCATCCGCACCCCCTTTAACACCAATGCGCCAGCGATGGCGGCCGCCTGCGCGGCCGTCCTAGACCGGGATCATGAAAACAAGGTGCGGCAAGCCAATAACAAATGGCTCGCCCTGATGAGCGAGCGGCTGACCGAAATGGGTCTCGAAGTAGTACCCAGCGTCGCCAACTTCATCCTGATGCGGTTCCCGGAAACGGACAGCCATAACGCCGGAGCCGCCTGGAAATTCTTATTATCCAGAGGCATAATCCCCCGACCGGTGGGCGCCGGGGGGCCTGAAAACTGCCTCAGAATTACTATTGGACTGGACCATGAAAACCGGGCCGTGCTGGATGCATTACAGGACTTTATGACAGGAGTATAA
- the eda gene encoding bifunctional 4-hydroxy-2-oxoglutarate aldolase/2-dehydro-3-deoxy-phosphogluconate aldolase, with the protein MMMRTLAEKLETFGVIPVVTIEETALGVPLAQALTDGGLPVVEVTFRTAMAADAIREIKMAFPDMLIGAGTILQPGQVDQAIAVGADFLVAPGCNPAVIRHALAQKASLIPGCVTPSDIETARREGLRLVKFFPAEACRARDVIPALNGPYPDMRYMPTGGIRLKSLEDYLTIPNVMVCGGSWIAPGALMANGDWETISMNARQAVEQVNLIREETIK; encoded by the coding sequence ATGATGATGCGGACGCTGGCGGAAAAACTGGAGACATTCGGGGTCATTCCTGTCGTCACAATCGAGGAGACCGCCTTGGGCGTTCCTCTCGCACAGGCCCTGACAGATGGTGGCCTGCCGGTGGTGGAAGTGACCTTTCGGACCGCTATGGCCGCTGACGCCATCCGGGAGATTAAAATGGCCTTTCCGGATATGCTGATCGGGGCGGGAACTATTCTGCAACCCGGCCAAGTGGATCAGGCGATAGCGGTGGGAGCCGATTTCCTTGTGGCGCCAGGATGTAATCCGGCCGTCATCAGACATGCTCTGGCCCAGAAGGCATCTTTGATCCCCGGCTGCGTCACGCCGAGCGACATTGAAACCGCTCGTCGGGAAGGACTTCGTCTGGTGAAGTTCTTTCCCGCCGAGGCCTGTCGGGCACGGGATGTGATCCCGGCGCTGAACGGTCCCTATCCGGACATGCGTTATATGCCCACGGGGGGGATCCGCCTTAAAAGTTTGGAAGATTATTTGACAATCCCTAATGTGATGGTCTGCGGTGGCAGTTGGATTGCCCCTGGTGCGTTAATGGCAAACGGGGACTGGGAAACCATTTCTATGAATGCCCGACAGGCTGTTGAGCAGGTTAATCTGATCCGGGAAGAAACGATAAAATGA
- a CDS encoding transcriptional regulator GcvA — protein sequence MGRRLPPLNSLRVFEAAGRHLSFTQAGEELHVTQAAVSHQIRVLEEWLGVLLFQRLKNGLKLTEEGKAYLEPLTEVFDKMAEATDQLINREEVKTLNISTLSSFASIWLVPRLKSFRDQYPDLDVRVVTIDQEEDLLSQGTVDVDIRYGDGRWQHVHARKFLTENIYPVCSPALLEGSNPLKKLEDLKHHTLLHDVGVMGWKEWLEEAGVEGIDPSRGPGFTHSHLVIQAAINGEGVALGRGALVADALARGDLVAPFGVKIPCSYSYYVVSNKNASDQPKIRAFAHWLLNEAEKFISMKGRMGS from the coding sequence ATGGGCAGAAGACTACCACCGTTAAATTCCTTGCGGGTTTTTGAAGCGGCGGGGCGGCATTTGAGTTTCACTCAGGCCGGTGAGGAATTGCATGTGACCCAAGCGGCAGTCAGTCATCAGATCAGGGTGCTGGAAGAATGGCTTGGCGTGCTGCTGTTTCAGCGCCTGAAGAACGGCTTGAAGCTGACCGAAGAAGGCAAGGCCTATCTGGAGCCTCTGACAGAGGTTTTTGATAAAATGGCGGAGGCCACCGATCAGTTGATCAATCGGGAAGAGGTCAAGACCCTGAACATCTCGACTCTGAGTTCCTTTGCCTCAATCTGGCTGGTGCCGCGGCTTAAATCGTTCCGGGATCAATATCCGGACCTGGATGTACGTGTTGTGACCATTGACCAGGAAGAGGATCTGTTGAGCCAGGGCACCGTGGATGTGGATATTCGCTATGGCGACGGGAGATGGCAACATGTGCACGCCCGGAAGTTTCTGACAGAGAATATTTACCCGGTCTGTAGTCCTGCCCTTCTAGAAGGGAGTAATCCCTTGAAGAAGTTGGAAGACCTGAAACATCACACGCTCTTGCATGATGTGGGGGTGATGGGCTGGAAGGAATGGCTGGAAGAGGCGGGGGTGGAGGGTATCGATCCCAGCCGAGGGCCTGGTTTTACCCATTCTCATCTGGTTATCCAAGCCGCCATTAATGGTGAAGGGGTAGCACTCGGACGCGGGGCGCTGGTCGCTGATGCTCTGGCACGAGGGGATCTTGTTGCGCCTTTCGGGGTAAAGATCCCCTGTAGCTACAGTTATTATGTCGTCAGCAATAAAAATGCCTCGGATCAGCCGAAAATCCGGGCTTTTGCCCACTGGTTGTTGAATGAAGCTGAAAAATTCATTTCCATGAAAGGCCGCATGGGATCCTGA
- a CDS encoding aldehyde dehydrogenase family protein, with product MPNPSALPTSVKNYLASPRPMLINGVWHSPENAALIDCIDPATAERIGTVYAAGGDQVEAAVTAARHSFTDKRWRAKTPAEKARILWRVGDLIEQHADTLAFLETLDGGKPLTAARQGEIPAAAESFRYYAGWCTKLGGRTTDISIPGDFHAYTRREPVGVVGLITPWNGPLVMAAWKIAPALAAGCSVIIKPAEVTCLSTLYLGELLIEAGLPDGVVNILPGNGAAVGAALVQHPQVNKVSFTGSTATGKKLVQAATGNLKKLTLELGGKSPVIVYNDADLEKTISGVAQGIFSNSGQVCVAGSRVFVEAGIYDDLLGGLINYAENLVIGPGLDPATEMGPLISDQQLNSVRNYVDSALQEGASLVTGGKKLNRKGYFMQPTILTGVRPGMRVMKEEIFGPVLSVMKVDDMAKVIALANSSDYGLAGSVWTRDISKAHKIAAEIQAGIFWINCHGIPDMAMPFGGTKQSGWGREAGLEGLEHYTELKSVIAAL from the coding sequence GTGCCCAATCCCTCTGCCCTCCCGACTTCCGTCAAAAACTATCTTGCGAGCCCCCGGCCCATGCTGATCAACGGTGTCTGGCATAGTCCGGAAAATGCCGCGCTGATAGACTGTATTGATCCGGCGACAGCAGAGCGCATTGGTACTGTCTATGCAGCGGGGGGCGATCAAGTGGAAGCGGCCGTGACTGCGGCCCGCCATAGTTTCACCGATAAACGCTGGCGGGCCAAGACCCCGGCGGAAAAAGCCCGTATTCTGTGGCGGGTCGGCGATCTTATCGAACAGCATGCAGACACACTCGCTTTCTTGGAAACGTTGGACGGCGGGAAACCCTTGACAGCCGCCCGGCAAGGCGAGATTCCCGCCGCGGCCGAAAGCTTTCGGTATTATGCCGGCTGGTGCACAAAGTTAGGCGGGCGTACCACGGACATTTCCATCCCCGGCGATTTTCACGCCTATACAAGGCGTGAGCCTGTGGGCGTGGTGGGCCTGATTACTCCGTGGAATGGCCCTCTTGTTATGGCGGCCTGGAAAATCGCCCCGGCGTTGGCAGCTGGCTGTTCCGTGATTATCAAACCTGCCGAAGTGACCTGCCTGAGCACCCTCTATCTGGGAGAACTCCTGATCGAGGCAGGCCTTCCGGACGGCGTAGTCAATATTTTGCCAGGAAACGGCGCCGCCGTGGGAGCTGCGCTGGTTCAGCATCCGCAGGTGAACAAGGTTTCATTCACCGGATCGACAGCGACCGGCAAAAAACTCGTGCAAGCCGCAACAGGAAATCTGAAGAAGCTGACCCTTGAACTGGGCGGCAAGTCACCGGTCATCGTTTATAACGATGCCGATCTGGAAAAAACCATTTCCGGTGTTGCCCAAGGTATATTTTCCAATTCTGGACAGGTCTGCGTCGCAGGATCTAGGGTATTTGTAGAAGCCGGTATTTACGATGACCTTCTTGGCGGTCTGATCAATTATGCCGAAAATCTTGTGATCGGTCCCGGCCTGGATCCAGCTACGGAAATGGGACCATTGATCTCTGATCAGCAGCTGAACAGCGTACGGAATTATGTGGACAGCGCCCTACAGGAAGGCGCCAGTCTTGTGACCGGCGGCAAAAAACTCAACAGAAAGGGATATTTCATGCAGCCAACCATCCTGACCGGGGTGCGCCCGGGCATGCGGGTCATGAAAGAGGAAATTTTCGGTCCGGTGCTCTCGGTGATGAAGGTGGATGATATGGCGAAAGTGATTGCTCTGGCCAACAGCTCCGACTATGGCCTGGCGGGCAGCGTCTGGACCCGGGATATAAGCAAGGCTCACAAAATCGCCGCTGAAATTCAGGCGGGTATTTTCTGGATCAATTGTCATGGCATCCCAGACATGGCCATGCCGTTCGGCGGCACTAAACAATCCGGTTGGGGCCGGGAGGCCGGTCTTGAAGGCCTAGAACATTATACGGAACTGAAATCTGTCATTGCCGCTCTGTAA